The following proteins are co-located in the Arctopsyche grandis isolate Sample6627 chromosome 3, ASM5162203v2, whole genome shotgun sequence genome:
- the Osi21 gene encoding osiris 21, producing the protein MDVEANEVESSRSDEDSWWPAAEFAVIQKVYDDCSTQAEMTACLKSKALNALSRAVEQDSIQLTDGLVLVKQNDSHVVNNESRDLSGLSGEDKLDAQLKNKFMQLVNTHTLSMDLASQGRGKGKKVLPYLLLGAFTTVSIVGGIALKTLAAIAGKALIASKVALTIAGIIALKKLFSHDGGHGETTFQVHADGHNR; encoded by the exons ATGGACGTAGAAGCTAACGAAGTAGAAAGCTCCAGGTCTGACGAGGACTCTTGGTGGCCTGCTGCCGAATTCGCTGTTATCCAAAAAGTCTACGATGATTGCAGCACCCAAGCTGAGATGACTGCTTGCCTCAAGTCCAAAGCCCTCAACGCCCTAAGCAGAGCCGTTGAACAG GACTCAATCCAACTGACAGACGGTTTGGTGTTGGTTAAGCAGAACGATAGCCATGTAGTCAACAATGAATCCAGAGACCTTTCAGGATTAAGTGGAGAAGACAAATTGGACGCTCAATTGAAGAACAAATTCATGCAACTGGTCAACACCCACACTTTAAGTATGGATTTAGCTAGCCAAGGCAGAGGAAAGG GAAAGAAGGTTCTGCCGTATCTTCTTCTCGGAGCTTTCACAACTGTGAGCATTGTTGGAGGTATCGCTTTGAAGACTTTGGCCGCCATTGCTGGTAAAGCTTTGATCGCTAGTAAAGTGGCTTTGACCATTGCTGGTATCATCGCTTTGAAGAAACTCTTCAGTCACGACGGAGGTCATGGTGAAACCACCTTCCAAGTTCACGCTGATGGACATAACAG GTAA